In the Sandaracinus amylolyticus genome, CCCTGGCTCGCTCGCGTCGCGACCCATCGGCCTCCGCTCGGGCCGGGGCTCATGGCGAAGTACGATCACGAGCTCCGCGCGCTCGAGGGCACGGGGCTCGACGACGTCGAGATGGACGCGGCGCTGACGTTCGTGCTCGGGTTCGTCGCGTCGTGCGCGAGCGCCGCGGTGGACGAGCGCGCCGCGGAGCGCGAGAGCGCGATGGCCGATCAGGCGTGGTGGGCCGCCAACGCGCCGCTGCTCGCGCGCGTGCTCGACCCGACGAGGTTCCCGGTCGCGGCGCGCGTCGGCGCGGCGGCGGGCGAGGCGCACGGCGCCGCGTACTCGCCCGAGCACGCGTACGCGTTCGGGCTCGAGCGCGTGCTCGACGGCCTCGAGGTGCTGATCACGCGCCGCGCGTCGGGGACCTCGGCGAAGCCGAAGCGATCGAAGCCACGTCGCGCGTGAGGCTCGACGATGGAGCGACCGCCGACGTGCGCAAGATCGTCACGCGAGGTCGTCAAGTCGAATCGTGCTCTGTTAGTCTCGTCGCACGATGACATCGAGAACAGAATTCGCGCTGCTGATCCCAGCGTTCGTCCTCTTCGCTTTCGCGCCCACCGCGCACGCCCAGACCATCACGTTCGATCAAGCCGACGGCAGCGTCTGGAACGTCGGCCCGCCGGTCGAGGTCACCGCGAATTGGCGCGGTCTCGACATCATGCTGGTCATCGACGAGTCGGGGTCGGTGGACGGCGCGGAGTTCGCGCAGATCTCCGCCGCCGTTCGCGGCCTGGCGGGTGCGCTGCCGCTCGAGCGAGGCATCCGCGTAGGCGTGGTGAAGTACTCGTCGTACGCACGCCTCACGCTGCCGCTGACGAGCGACCCGACGCGGATCGACGAAGCCCTCGGCCAACGCACGTTCCCCGGCGGCAGCACCGCGACCGCGATGGGCATCACCACGGCGACGAGCCACCTGACGTCGTGGGCCCGGGTCGGCGTGCAGCGAGTCCTCATCGTGATCACCGACGGCTACTGCACGTGCGCCACCGGGGACATCACGAACGCGATCTCGCCCTTCGCGGCCGCCGGGGGGTTCGCGTACGCCCTCGGGTTCGGCGAGGCGCGCGCGTCGGAGCTCGCGCTGATCGCGACGCGCGGCACCGGCGCGACGACCGTGTTCATCAGCGCGCTCGACGCGCTCGACGAGAGCGCGGCGGCGGTGGCGGCGCAGCTCGCGGCGGTCTCCACGAGCGCGACCGCGACGATGCCCGACGCCACCACCGCGACCGTGACGTACGGCGCGAACCAGCGCGTCGCGCTGCCGCCCTTCGTGCTCGCGCCCGGCGACAACGTGTTCCGGCTCGACTGGCCGCGGCTCGGTGGGACGACGGGCTCTGCGACGGTCACGCTCGAAGGGCGCGTCACCGACCTCGCGTGGACCGTGCCGGCGAGCATCACGACGACCGAGGACACGTCGCGCGCGCTGACGGGCGCCGACGCGATCGAGCTCGACGGCCCGTACCTCGCGCCGCACGCGCTCACGATCACCCTCGATCCTGCGGCCGCGGGCACGCTCGAGCTCGACGACGGAGCGCTCACCGGCACCGGCAGCGGCACCGCGAGCCTCTCGTACACCGGAAGCCTCACCGCGATGCAGGCGGCGCTCGCGACGCTCGCCTTCGTTCCGGCGCCCGACCATCACGGGAGCGCGCTGCTGCGCCTCGCTGCCGACGCGGGCGATGGGCCGCTCTCGCAGCAGGTCATGATCACCGTCACGCCGGTGAACGACGCGCCGACGTCCGGCGACGACTCGCTGGTCGTGTACGACGATCGTCCGGTCTCGATCTCGCCCGCGACGCTGCTCGCGAACGACAGCGCGGGACCGCTCGAGACGGAGCAGGCGCTCACCATCACGACGCCGTCGAGCACGACGGCGGGTGGCGTGCTCGCGTGGGTCGACGGTCAGCTCGTGTACACGCCTCCGACCGTCGCGATCACGTCCGACGGATTCGCGTACGACGTCGTCGACGACGGGATCACCGGCGATGCGCCGGACCCGCTCGGCGCGAGCGCGCAGGTCTCGCTCGACGTGGTCGCGGCGCCGCTGCTCTCCACCCCGGTCGAGGTCACGGGCACCGAGGGCACGCCGGTGGCGCTCGGGGTCGAGATCGGCGCGGGGTCGGGCGCGACGTTCTCGGGCATCGTGCGCGTCGAGGGCGTGCCCGAGGGCGTCTCGCTCTCGGCGGGCGAGTCGGTGGACGCGGGCGTGTGGGAGCTCGCGGTCGAACAGCTCGCGAGCCTCACGCTGATCGCGCGCGACGACGGTGACTTCGTGCTCTCGGTGGGCGCGGTCGTCGACGACAGCCGCGGCCCGCGCGCGACGCTCGCGCCCCGCGACATCGCAGTCTCGATCGGGCCTGCCGCGCCGCAGATCACGCTCGAGCCGGGCCCCTACGTCGCCGACGCGGAGGGCGCGATCACGCTCCGCGGGACCTACTCGGATCCCGGCGTCGACGATGCGCACGTCCTCTCGGTCGACTGGGGCGACGGCACCGAGGTGGTCGACGGACCGGTCGAGGGCGGGCGCTTCGAGGTGAGCCACAC is a window encoding:
- a CDS encoding VWA domain-containing protein, translated to MTSRTEFALLIPAFVLFAFAPTAHAQTITFDQADGSVWNVGPPVEVTANWRGLDIMLVIDESGSVDGAEFAQISAAVRGLAGALPLERGIRVGVVKYSSYARLTLPLTSDPTRIDEALGQRTFPGGSTATAMGITTATSHLTSWARVGVQRVLIVITDGYCTCATGDITNAISPFAAAGGFAYALGFGEARASELALIATRGTGATTVFISALDALDESAAAVAAQLAAVSTSATATMPDATTATVTYGANQRVALPPFVLAPGDNVFRLDWPRLGGTTGSATVTLEGRVTDLAWTVPASITTTEDTSRALTGADAIELDGPYLAPHALTITLDPAAAGTLELDDGALTGTGSGTASLSYTGSLTAMQAALATLAFVPAPDHHGSALLRLAADAGDGPLSQQVMITVTPVNDAPTSGDDSLVVYDDRPVSISPATLLANDSAGPLETEQALTITTPSSTTAGGVLAWVDGQLVYTPPTVAITSDGFAYDVVDDGITGDAPDPLGASAQVSLDVVAAPLLSTPVEVTGTEGTPVALGVEIGAGSGATFSGIVRVEGVPEGVSLSAGESVDAGVWELAVEQLASLTLIARDDGDFVLSVGAVVDDSRGPRATLAPRDIAVSIGPAAPQITLEPGPYVADAEGAITLRGTYSDPGVDDAHVLSVDWGDGTEVVDGPVEGGRFEVSHTYEARGEHDVTLVLEDDDGESASVTVVVTFGTAGGDAGIGGGDAGIAADGGAVVRPASSGCGCSVQPALGPGATGWAFLVLALVAMRRRRG
- a CDS encoding TetR/AcrR family transcriptional regulator — translated: MARERTGAGDPARTLELLWRASRELDAPQRGPRPTLSIDAVVEAAIELADADGIDALSMRSLAQRFGVAPMALYTYVPGKAELLDLMVDHAYRTMPRSTPRGASWRARIAEVADDNLALHRRHPWLARVATHRPPLGPGLMAKYDHELRALEGTGLDDVEMDAALTFVLGFVASCASAAVDERAAERESAMADQAWWAANAPLLARVLDPTRFPVAARVGAAAGEAHGAAYSPEHAYAFGLERVLDGLEVLITRRASGTSAKPKRSKPRRA